From the genome of Acidobacteriota bacterium:
TGAAAAGAAGAACCAATCCATGGAAACCTGCTTGCCCCACAATTCCGCGGGATGAAGCGTTTCCGTGCCCACATGGAGCCCGAGAAGCAACACACCGCCTGGCTGCAGCGCCCGGTGCATCTCGCTGAATGCAAGCGGGAGCGATCCTCGCGGGATATTCACAATGGCGTAAAAAGCCGCAATTCCAGCCAGCTCTCCAGCCGGCAAATCAAGGGCCAACATATTTCCTTCTCGAAAAGGGACGTCAGGATTCAGCCTTTGGGCCTGGCTGATCATTTCGGGAGAGAGATCGAGGCCGAATACGTTTGCGCCTGCATCTCGCAAATAACGCGCGACCTGACCGGG
Proteins encoded in this window:
- a CDS encoding class I SAM-dependent methyltransferase; translated protein: MDDELITSIRDNYDRLADEYARHLFGELANKPLDCQLVSDFAAQTRGRGEVCDIGCGPGQVARYLRDAGANVFGLDLSPEMISQAQRLNPDVPFREGNMLALDLPAGELAGIAAFYAIVNIPRGSLPLAFSEMHRALQPGGVLLLGLHVGTETLHPAELWGKQVSMDWFFFSSAEIEQLLEAAGFIIKEVKVREPYSPDVEHQSRRAYIFARKAL